CAGGGATATCCCCTGCCTGAACGGATGAACCACTCTGTGCACCACTACCAACAATGTTGACTTCTGCCGGATCGAGTAACCAACTGCCATTGCTACCCGCAGTCGCACTTGCATCAACGTGACCAAAAGCCTGTAAATTACGCTTACTGGATGTTTCTACTTGCCCGCCATTGCCTGACTGTAGCCCACCACGGGCATGAATATCGCCATAGAAGCCGGTGTAACTTTCAGACCATAGCACGGCGATACCACCAGTCCCCTGCCCCAAAGCCGACACATCAATAACTGCGCCTTTATCCATGACGACTGAGCGTGAATTTTTTATCGCATTATTTTTACCCTGCCAACCACCACCAACCAGTACTTTGCCACCGCCCTCAGCACCATGTGCATCAATCTTGCTTCCGGCGGCCAAGTGCACATTTTCGCCTTGCAGGATAACACTCCCGCCACGACCATACTGACTACTGGCATCTACAATGCCTTGCTGGCGTACCACGCCTTCACTACCACCATCGAGATAAATAACGCCATTTTTTTCAGACAAACCGCGCGCCTGCAAAATACCGGTGTTATCAATCACGGTATTCATTAACATCTCCTTGCCACGCGCGGTCAGTTGGATAACGCCACCATCAGCCTGAATCAGCCCACCGTTTTGCAGCAAAGCACTGACTTGCTCACCCTGAACTTGCACGCCCAACAAACTACCGTGATCCAGATGAAGGGTGACGCGACTCCCGCTGGCAAACGCCACTTTCCCTTGTGGGGTGTTGATAACACCGGAAGACTGATTATCAACCTGCTGACCAATCAGTGCGATATAACCGCCTTTGGTGGTATGTAAATTGGCCTGATTAACCAACTTACCTTCATGTCTTCGGCTGGTCAGCGTATAAGTTCCAGAAATAAAGTCATTATTAGACATGGCCTTAGTACTGGCGACTAAACCACCGACATCAACTTGTGCACCGCGACCAAACAGAATGCCATTCGGGTTAAGCAAAAAGACCTGACCATTTGCTTTTAGATTGCCATATATCTGCGATGCATCGCGGCCAAGTACCCGATTTAGGGCAATACTCTGCTGCCCTGGCTGGTTATAAATAACACTGTTCCCCTGGGCGATATCAAAACTCCCCCAATTGATCGCCAGCTTATTGCTTTGCTGAGTCACAGTAAGGGTGGTGTTATGGACCTCCAACCGGCCTTGGCCGATAACAATATTACCGTTAACGGGCAGCGAGGGATGGGCAAATACCAGTAGCGGTAATGTACCAAGAGCTAATCCCGTCATTATTGCCAGATGGCTGAGTATTCCCGCTTTCGTATTACTATCATTAATGACCTTTTTGCCGATAGACGAAAATGATCGTCCGTAAGCTCGGGTAAATTCTCCCACCGCAATTAAGCATCCCAACCGACGGCAGAAAATAAGTTTGTATAATTTACTGTTCATTATTCACGTCCATTAAATCTGACAAATATGCCGATAAGCGCTAAAACATCTTGTAAGCACTAAGCCAGAATTGGTCATTATCCGGTTGAGGAGTTGCAGCCTGGCCGGTTCGATGTGCCCAAGTCAGATTCAAGGAATAATCTGCCGGACGAGAGAGAGTGATATAGGCACCAAAGCCAGACAGGTTGATATTATTCCCCGCCATGCCTGCGATAGGTTGGCGATAATAAGACCCCCACCCTTGGTCAAAGAATGCAGCAAAAGTGATTTGGTTCCCCATACCAGTCCAAGCCGGGAATGGGGGTTGCCAGTGGGTACGTAATTCAGTGGTGAAAAGTGTGCCTTTATCCACCGCCCCTTCACCAATACCGTAAGCCCTAACCGCCAATGGCCCACCCAACAACAGCTTTTGTGAGCTATCAAGATTTTTACTGGCTATTTGGCCGGTAAATTGATTGAAGAAAGAAAAATAAGAGCCAAAACCCTGATCATGACCGGCATGATAATTAAAACGGGCAAAAGCGCCGCCAATACCAGTCAAGGAATTCATACTCTGACTGAATTCATCATCTAATGACAGATGGCCTGCGGTACCCAGTAAATTAAAATTACTTAGCCCACGAGGTACTGCGGTAAACGTGCCATAAATGCCCAATTCACCCGCATCCAGATTGCGTTTTTGTTCCGGTAGCATAATGAGTGAGTCACGCATTTTGCTCTGATAATACCCGGTACTCACATCAATTCTGGCCGCCGAATTGCGGATCCACGGATGGCGTAAATTAACCCCCCAGCTATTAGAATGACCACGCGCATCCAATACCTCGAAAGGCCCCTTAAGGGTATAATCCAAATAGCTATAATTTAGCGCAGCACGGGTACCATACGTATTAATTGGGAAGTTATAATCCAACAAGCCATTGAATACATCTGCCGAGCTGGATAAAATAAAATTAGCTCGTAACTGATCCCCCCAACCCATCATATTATTCAGCGCGCCACCTACTAATAACCGATTATGACCAGAGTAATCATTGCCCTGATTATCTACGCCGAGGTACCCCATCGCGGTTTGACTGGAGGTAATATCAGCATAGACCCTTGTCATTCCAGATTGGGTTCCTGGTTTTAATGCCAAAGCAGCATCAACCCCTGGGATATCATTAAGAATAAGGTTGGTTCGTTCAAGGCGAGATAATTCAGCCGGAGAAGCAGCACAATCTTTATTGCCAAAAAAACCCACTTCTTTGCTACAACTATTACTTTCAATCACCGCAGTAACAAAATCAGTATTCAACCGACTCTGATTATTGACCTCCGGTTTATCTAATCTGCCAGCAATAATACGAACGATGACAACACCGTCACGGATAGCTTGTGGTGGCAATATTGCCTGAGTGGCAACAAATCCTTGTTGTCGATAAAAGCGAGTTACCGCTAATGTCATGGCTTGTAAATCATTAAAGGTTAATTGCTGCCCCAACCAAGGCGTAATTACGGCACGTAGTGCTTTATTATTTCCGTTACTGTGCCGCAATAACTGGGTATCCCCCTCGAATCTAACCTCACGCAACATGATACTTCCCGCCGAGTTAGAACCGCCGAACGATGCAGGAGGGAGCAAAGGTGGAAGCTTGATTTCAGCTTCCTGTGGCGCACGCAATGGCACCGGTGTTGTTTGCCGTATTTCGTTACTAATTACACCTGCATTCGGTACATTTATGACCTGAGGAGCAGCAACGACCTGTGAGCAAAAAAAAAGGATAAACATTAGTGCGTTGGAACTCAATTTAGTCTGAAACCGTGATTTTTCTGGATAATAAAAATATCGCATAAAATACGCCTGCTTAGCATTATGATAACACCAGTTTAAATAATAAAACCCTCCGTTATTTAATACTGGCCCGCATGATTATTTTTTAATTATCAAGTTAATTATTTCATTAAACCCAATATAGGATAAAATTAGAATGGTGTGGAAATTGAATAAATACAAACACCAAAAAGAGTAATCTCTGTTGTTTCAGACTAATAGCCAGTTCATATTTATAACAAATAGTTATTTATGGTAGATATACCATTATTGACATGAAATAATAATAATCTGCCCTTACCTATACAACCTTAAATTGATTTTATTTTATATAGATAGGGTGGTAACAATACAACCAAATGAAAACACACTTTATAATTAACACTCATCAACCTAATTACACTAATTGCAACTAAATAAAGTAAAATAATAAGCCATAAAGAACGCCAATAATGACAACAAAAAAATCAATATTTTTTAATCTAGCCTAAACAGAAGCAACTTACTTAAATATGAATAATGCTATTCCACATATTTATAATCACAGCAAGTGATAGTGATTTAAATAATAAAAAAACCCCGTATTTCTTAACGGGGTTACTATATTTATCATCTCGCTGTAGCATAATGATTATTGCTATCCATTCTGGCGAATACGAGCAATCAAATCATTTATATTACTTATGGATGGTGCCGCCAATATCAAGGTTCGCCCTAAACTCAGAGCATGGCGCTGGCATGCTTGGCGCATCTCTTCATCAGCGATACTATCCAGATCAGCAACATGTGCCAGACCAATAGTGCGCCGAATTAACTCAGTGCCGCAATACCCTATCGCGTCCTGCCAAACCTGTTGCAGGAACTGCTGTACATATCCTTCGGTCGCTAAAGCCAAATCCTGCGCCTTTTGCTGGCTTAATGCCACGAAGCGGCTGGCAAATGTTTGCCAGAGAATATGCACATCTTTCAGCCGTTGTTCACGGCCGGCTGCGGCATCGCGCGGGCCTGCCAAACCGGGCAATCCACAGTAATTGAGCAGTAAATTTCCCAGCGCGGTACCCACATCAAAGCCGATTGGGCCATAAAAACCAAATTCGGCATCAATAGCTTTCAAACGCCCCTCAGCAACGAAAATTGAACCGCTATGAATATCCCCGTGCAACAATGCCTCGGCTTTACTCAAGAAGCGATGTTTGAGCGAGGCCACTGCCACCTTGAGCGTATTATCCTGGCGCAAGGCCAGCACATCAGCTAAGAGTGCCGGATCAAAATTATTACGTTCGTGGTCAATATAAGGGTCAGTAAAGAATAAATCCTCAGTAATCTGGCACAACTCTGGGTTGGTATAGCAGCTCACCGCTGCTTTTTTGGCTTGTGCCGACTGATAAAAATCTGAGGTATGGAATAA
The sequence above is drawn from the Yersinia intermedia genome and encodes:
- a CDS encoding ShlB/FhaC/HecB family hemolysin secretion/activation protein; the encoded protein is MRYFYYPEKSRFQTKLSSNALMFILFFCSQVVAAPQVINVPNAGVISNEIRQTTPVPLRAPQEAEIKLPPLLPPASFGGSNSAGSIMLREVRFEGDTQLLRHSNGNNKALRAVITPWLGQQLTFNDLQAMTLAVTRFYRQQGFVATQAILPPQAIRDGVVIVRIIAGRLDKPEVNNQSRLNTDFVTAVIESNSCSKEVGFFGNKDCAASPAELSRLERTNLILNDIPGVDAALALKPGTQSGMTRVYADITSSQTAMGYLGVDNQGNDYSGHNRLLVGGALNNMMGWGDQLRANFILSSSADVFNGLLDYNFPINTYGTRAALNYSYLDYTLKGPFEVLDARGHSNSWGVNLRHPWIRNSAARIDVSTGYYQSKMRDSLIMLPEQKRNLDAGELGIYGTFTAVPRGLSNFNLLGTAGHLSLDDEFSQSMNSLTGIGGAFARFNYHAGHDQGFGSYFSFFNQFTGQIASKNLDSSQKLLLGGPLAVRAYGIGEGAVDKGTLFTTELRTHWQPPFPAWTGMGNQITFAAFFDQGWGSYYRQPIAGMAGNNINLSGFGAYITLSRPADYSLNLTWAHRTGQAATPQPDNDQFWLSAYKMF
- the mtnK gene encoding S-methyl-5-thioribose kinase, giving the protein MSRYYTFTAADAVEYARQFGQVADPLTLVTADEIGDGNLNLVFKIRDAAGISRVIVKQALPYVRCVGESWPLTLDRARIEAQTLLTHSQFCPQHTVNVLHHDAELAVMVQEDLSDHHIWRSELLAGKHYPQAAGQLAEYLAQTLFHTSDFYQSAQAKKAAVSCYTNPELCQITEDLFFTDPYIDHERNNFDPALLADVLALRQDNTLKVAVASLKHRFLSKAEALLHGDIHSGSIFVAEGRLKAIDAEFGFYGPIGFDVGTALGNLLLNYCGLPGLAGPRDAAAGREQRLKDVHILWQTFASRFVALSQQKAQDLALATEGYVQQFLQQVWQDAIGYCGTELIRRTIGLAHVADLDSIADEEMRQACQRHALSLGRTLILAAPSISNINDLIARIRQNG